Genomic DNA from Triticum urartu cultivar G1812 unplaced genomic scaffold, Tu2.1 TuUngrouped_contig_8146, whole genome shotgun sequence:
ATATCTTCATTGTCTTCCTCTTGAGGCATCAAGTTCAAATCCATAACTACATTCTCTGCCACTTGAGGCTCCTCCTCTTGAGGCATCAAATTCAAATTAATACCTTCATCGTCTTCCTCTTGAGGCATCATGTTCAAATCCATACTCCTGCTAGCAATGACAAAAGATGAGTACATCATGGTACCATAACAAGGATATACACAAAAAATGAGTAGAATGACAGGAGCCTTGCAACCATTACAAAAAAAAGGCTTCACATTCTCTGAACTGTGATGTGCTCTGCTAAAGTGCTAATGCTACTAAATCATCTTGTTCTGCCTGGCTTAACAAGATCCACATTCTCATTTAAAAAAAGGCTTCACAATTTCACAGCTACTCCTAGTACATTCTTCTGATGCCAATCAATGCACAGTGCACAGAAAAATCCTCATGATATTCCTCCCACAAGGTAGAGTGGGAAGGGAATAATAATAAGAGAGTGATACCAGCCAGTCTTTTGTGACTGGAATATATTCATAACAGAATAAATTCAACTGGCCCATGTTTTTTCCCCTTCATTCACCACCAATTTTACTCTACTTACAGTAGTTCCTCTAGTAACAGTTCTAGAGACAGTGTTTGTTCAGATCATAATTGCTCTGCATCTACTGATTCTTTTCTATGCCATGTCAAGCATAGATAGGTTCAATTAATTTTCTTGGATTATCAAAATTACTGTCAGTACTAATGTATGCTTTGACACCGTCGAAACTGATTTAGTGTGAATATGTGCCTTATGTAATGATTTTCTCCCAACAAGCTTCAGACCATGTTTTGTACACACCTACTGTTAACTATTTTATTCAGTTTTTCTCTGAAGAAATTTGAACATTATTTTCATTTAACTTGTACTTGCAGCACAAGCATGGCCATCCACCAACATGCAAAAGAAGTTCAATACCAAAAATTATGTGTTTCTTGCTGTTTACTCAACTGAACCAGATTTGGGTTTTCAAGTTCCAAGGTTTCTACTAACCACATGTTCTCATTTAGATTCGTAATCAAAATGGGATATGTTGTCGTTGGTTGCCATGTACTCTGTGCAGCAATCAGCATGTGTTTTGTTGGAGTTTGTAAGAGGGAAAGACAAATACATTTAGACTGATTAACTTCTTGATGCCTACAGTTTGTGACATACTTCTGCTGTTGATTGACTGCTCTGAAGTTTGAACTTCACGGAGACAGTTTCGACAAATGAGGACACCGGCAAGGGGGCGATGTGGGAGCTGGAAAAGAGCCTTGATCAGCCCATGGACGCAAAGGCCGGGAGAATGAGGAATATGTATAGAGAAAAGGTGATTGCTATCATCATCCAAGTATTTGTCAGTTTCTGTATCTGAATCTTAGCTAATAGGATACAAAATTAATGTCATGTGTTAAGAACATGGCTTTAGCATTCAGGATCACAATTTTGTGTTTCATAGCACATTCTTTTTAGTAGTACATTCTCCCTGGTAGTTGTCTTTATGCAAGGATTTTGAGATGTTGCCTAATATGCAGAGTCATTTGGTGTCTTTACTCTGAACTTCTGAAGAAAAATGAACAACCATAGTATGATAAGTAATTTTGCTTTGCCCTGTTTTCTCCTCTTATATGTGAAGACCTACCCAACAGTTTTGGTGCTACAACTAGCTTTCCAAAGCCTTGGTGTGGTGTTTGGAGATTTAGGCACACCACCTCTTTATGTTTTCTACAACATCTTTCCTGAGAAGATAGAAGACACTGAGCAAATTATTTCTAGCTTGCTCCCTCCACCCCCCTGATATCTACTGATTTTTATTCAATTAACACTAATCATATTCAGTTAACAGGAGCAGAGCAGTTCTTCCTGACGAACAGGAGCAGAGCAGCAACTCCCGTACACTGATCATATTCAGCACAGGGAGCAGAGGAGCAACTCCTTACGGTACCTTCTTCCTCTTGACGAGAAGGAGCTCTGGCGGCAGCATGGGCAGACAAGCAGCAGCAGCACCGGCGGTAGGGGAGAAGCAGCCGCATGGGCTCGCGTGGAAGATTGAGGAGGGCGCGCGGGCAGGGGAGAAGGAGGACGCGCGCGAGCTCCTGGTCCACCGGATCGTGGAGGCAATTTTCGGCGACGCCCGTAGGGGATCGCGGCCGGGATGGATTGCGGCGGCGCACGCGCCGGAGCTCGAGGAGGATGCACTGGAGCTTGAGGAGGATGCGCTGGAGCTTGAGGAGGATGCGCGGGAGCTCGAGGTGAACGCCCGCGAGCTCGAGGAGGACGTGGCCGGAGGTCCCGACGATGCCCGTAGGTAATCGAGGCGGGAGGGGATCGCGGCGACGCAGGTCTGAGCGGGGCAGGCGGCGGAGCAGGTActtggcgacggcggcggcggagcaggTAGGTGGCGAGGGCGACGGAGCACTTCCTGATGGGCGGCGAGTCGCGCAGCTGGGCGGCGCCGGCCCCTATCGACGGCGGACGAAGAAGACAGGGGGCGGAGGGGCTTGGTTCAGACGGTTTTAAAACTACAAGGGCCTTTTTGCAAAATCAACAATGAACTGCGCCCGCGACATGttttttgggacggagggagtagttgtgggatgatgcattatggaatgagtaaagagacttgctcgtaacgagactgaactaggtatgaagatactgacgatcgaactcgggcaagtaacataccgatagacaaagggaattacgtatgttgtcataaggtttgaccgataaagatcttcatagaatatgtaggagccaatatgggcatccaggttccactatttcttattgaccagagaggtgtctcggtcatgtctacatagttctcgaacccgtagggtccgcatgcttaaggttcgttgacaatatagtactatatgagttaggtatgttggtgatcgaatgttgttcggagtctcggatgagatcacaaaCATGATGGGGAGCCCCGGAATGGTCTgaaggtaaagattgatatataggatgatatggtTCGCCCAAGGGGTAAATCCCACAGGGCTTTAGGTCAGTGCAGAAGGAGCTTTGCGGAGGACAGGGGCCACACGCCAGAGACCCTagcgtctggccctgggccagacaccgaggcccatggcgtctaggccagacgccaaggattgtggcgcCTGACCCTGGAAttccgagaaggactcttccttgtgggcaaaaccgactttgaggagtcTTTTagtccaagtttcgaccccagggctcaacatataaatagaggggcggGGCTAGCACCTGGAACACATCAAGAATCACCAAGCCGTGTGCCAAAAACcctgtcccctctagtttatcctccatcatagtttctgttgtgcttggcgaagccttgcggagattgttcttcagcaacaccgtcaccatgccgtcgtgctaccAGAACGCATCTACTACTTCACCCGTCTTGATGGATCAAAAAGGAgaggacgtcattgagctgaacgtgtgctgaacgcggaggtgccgtatgttcggtacttgatcggggcAGATCATGAAAGTGTATGACTAcgtcaaccgcgttgataaacgcttctcCTTTGCGATCTTCTagggtatgaagatgctctccccctctcattgttatacatctcctagatagatcttgcgtgagcgtaggaattttttttgaaattgcatgctatgtttcccaatagtggtatcagagctaggtctatgcgtagatgatatgcacgagtagaacacaaagagttgtgggcggtgatagtcatactgcttaccaccaacatcttattttgattcggcggtattgttggatgaggcagcccggaccaaccttacatgaccacgttcatgagaccggttccactgacagacatgcaactagttttgcataaaggtggttggcgggtgtttgtttctacaactttagttgaatcgaatttgactgcggctGGTCCTTgctgaaggttaaaatagcaaacttgacaaaacaccgttgtggttttatgcgtacgcaagaacggttcttgctagaagcccgtagcagccacgtaaaacatgcaacaacaaagtagaggacgtctaacttgtttttgcagggcatgttgtgatgtgatatggtcaagacatgatgtgatatacgttgttgtatgagatgatcatgttttgtaaaggttatcggcaactggcaggagccttatggttgtcgctttattgtatgaaatgcaaacgccatgtaattgctttactttatcgctatgcgttagcgatagttgtagaagcaatagttggcgagacgaccacgacgctataatggagatcatgacggtgctttggagacggagatcaaaggcacaagatgatgatgaccatatcatgccacatattttgattgcatgtgatgtttatcttttatgcatcttattttgcttagtacgacagtagcattataagatgatcccttaactaaatttcaaggtataagtgttctccctgagtatgcaccgttatgaaagttcttcg
This window encodes:
- the LOC125531803 gene encoding uncharacterized protein LOC125531803 produces the protein MGRQAAAAPAVGEKQPHGLAWKIEEGARAGEKEDARELLVHRIVEAIFGDARRGSRPGWIAAAHAPELEEDALELEEDALELEEDARELEVNARELEEDVAGGPDDARR